Sequence from the Mesotoga sp. Brook.08.105.5.1 genome:
AATACTCGAAATAATAACCGGAAAGGAAAGTATTGAAGCGATATATGCACAGTGTACCGGCCTTAGTGAATAGGAGGCATTTTTGAGATGGAGAAAGATTTGAAGAAAGAGGTTACGAAGTTCGGATTGCTGGCAACTGGTTTTCTGGTTTTCTATTTTCTGCCTTTTGGAAGCCAATATGTGCAGGATGCGATAATCAGCGGATTTACAATGCTTGGTTCATATGCAAGAGAACACGTACTTCTCTGTCTTGTACCTGCCTTTTTCATAGCGGGAACTATCACTGTATTTATACGGAAAGACGCAATATTAAAACTACTGGGTCCCGACGCCCGAAAGATCATTTCATACCCAATCGCCGCCGTTTCTGGTGGAATTCTGGCAGTTTGCTCGTGTACGATTCTTCCTCTTTTCGGTGGTATCTACAAACGGGGCGCTGGTCTAGGACCGGCAGTTGCCTTTCTCTTCAGCGGTCCGGCGATAAACGTTGCTGCGATCTTTCTTACTGGAAGCGCGATCGGCTGGGAGATAGCACTTGTGAGAATCGTTGGGGCCTCGACTTCAGCGATTGTCATTGGATTAACTATGCAGAGCATCTTCAGAGAGAAGGGATCGGGAGGTTTTGCGACTCAGGAATCGGATGATCAGATTTCCTGGCCCGAAGCGATTGCTTTTCTGGGTCTGCAAATGACTTTCCTAATTGTTGGCGGTCTGGCTATCAATCCGATTGTTAAGGCATCAATACTGATTATCTCCGCTATTGCAGTTTTTGTGATGGCTATACGTTT
This genomic interval carries:
- a CDS encoding permease; translation: MEKDLKKEVTKFGLLATGFLVFYFLPFGSQYVQDAIISGFTMLGSYAREHVLLCLVPAFFIAGTITVFIRKDAILKLLGPDARKIISYPIAAVSGGILAVCSCTILPLFGGIYKRGAGLGPAVAFLFSGPAINVAAIFLTGSAIGWEIALVRIVGASTSAIVIGLTMQSIFREKGSGGFATQESDDQISWPEAIAFLGLQMTFLIVGGLAINPIVKASILIISAIAVFVMAIRFKGELRNQWIGETWDFAKKILPYLFFGVFAAGIISSALPQSFVESLLGGNRLGSTLFASVFGAFMYFATLTEVPIVQSLMSLGMGKGPALALFMAGNSLSLPSMIVITRLLGKKRAFTYFGLVVVFSTFWGFIYGNLF